Proteins encoded by one window of Rubrobacter indicoceani:
- a CDS encoding glycosyltransferase family 4 protein: protein MNPRKPRIAYVSADPGVPVFGRKGSSVHVQEVVRALLSLGAEVEIFAARLDGDAPDDLAGVTVHRLPRPPKKTKRDLARREAALLAANSDLAATLEAAGPFDALYERYSLWSRAGIAFADKAGIPAVLEVNSPLVREQATHRGLVDREGAEAVAGEVFTGATSLLAVSEGVARYLRSHAPDEKIHVVPNGVAAQRYGGGVEATVPREDGTFTVGFLGTLKPWHGLSGLVEAFGVLHRERPGSRLLVVGDGPERGGLERDLEERGLLEYARFTGAVGPDEVPGLLASMDVGVAPYPSGGEDFYFSPLKVYEYLAAGLPVVASRVGQVGEIVESGRNGLLYRPGDIAALAGSLMLLEGDITLRETLGAAGRESVLDGHTWEAVAAEIMGLLGLTETGLTETGLTEPAKR, encoded by the coding sequence GTGAACCCGCGGAAACCCCGCATAGCCTACGTGTCGGCCGACCCCGGCGTCCCGGTCTTCGGACGGAAAGGTTCTTCGGTGCACGTTCAGGAGGTCGTGCGCGCGCTTCTGTCCCTCGGGGCCGAGGTCGAAATCTTTGCAGCGCGGCTCGACGGCGACGCGCCGGACGACCTCGCCGGGGTAACGGTGCACAGGCTGCCGCGCCCGCCGAAAAAGACAAAGAGAGACCTCGCCCGGCGCGAAGCGGCCCTGCTCGCGGCCAACAGCGACCTCGCTGCGACGCTCGAAGCCGCCGGGCCGTTCGACGCGCTCTACGAGCGGTATTCGCTCTGGAGCCGTGCCGGAATAGCCTTTGCAGACAAGGCCGGGATACCCGCGGTCCTTGAAGTGAACAGCCCGCTCGTCAGGGAGCAGGCCACCCATCGGGGGCTGGTGGACCGCGAGGGGGCGGAGGCGGTCGCAGGCGAAGTGTTCACCGGGGCGACTTCCCTGCTCGCCGTCTCCGAGGGTGTCGCGCGTTACCTCAGAAGCCACGCCCCGGACGAAAAGATCCACGTCGTTCCGAACGGCGTCGCAGCGCAGCGCTACGGCGGCGGGGTAGAGGCGACGGTCCCGAGAGAGGACGGGACGTTCACGGTCGGGTTTCTCGGGACGCTCAAGCCCTGGCACGGTCTGTCGGGCCTGGTCGAAGCGTTCGGCGTCCTGCACCGGGAGCGTCCCGGCAGCCGGCTGCTCGTAGTCGGGGACGGGCCGGAACGCGGCGGCCTGGAGCGCGACCTTGAAGAGCGCGGTCTTCTGGAGTACGCCCGGTTTACCGGGGCGGTCGGGCCGGACGAAGTTCCGGGGCTGCTCGCCTCGATGGATGTCGGGGTCGCGCCGTACCCGTCCGGCGGAGAGGATTTCTACTTCTCGCCGCTCAAGGTCTACGAGTACCTGGCGGCGGGGCTCCCCGTCGTGGCGAGTCGGGTCGGGCAGGTCGGTGAGATCGTCGAGAGCGGTAGAAACGGTCTACTCTACAGACCCGGCGACATCGCCGCCCTCGCCGGATCACTCATGCTCCTCGAAGGGGATATCACCCTCCGCGAGACCCTCGGCGCCGCCGGAAGAGAGTCCGTTCTTGACGGGCACACCTGGGAGGCCGTGGCGGCGGAGATAATGGGCCTGCTCGGGTTAACCGAAACCGGTCTGACCGAAACCGGGTTGACCGAACCGGCGAAAAGGTAA
- a CDS encoding glycosyltransferase family 4 protein yields the protein MRAAYVLKRYPRYSETFIVNEILAHEAAGLEVEIFALRPPTDTHFQDAISRVRAPVTYIPYSGVRAPDFWRTIDRVADGLPDIFTDLGHAKGEEGRDVYQAVELARIVRERELDHIHAHFGTSAAAVARMAARFSGTSYTFTAHAKDIFHESVVHKDLARKLREAATVVTVSDYNLDYLKKEYGDDARSVVRLYNGLDLEKFFYERSSGPAGTPHIVAVGRMVEKKGFSDLLDAAAILKERGVRFQCSIVGSGELESELLAHRARLGLEDVVRMPGPLPQREVMALLRGASVFAAPCIVGEDGNRDGLPTVLLEAMSLGTPCISTDVTGIPEVVKDGETGEIVPRHDPAALARSIERFVSDVGLRERYARNARKLIERDFDIEKNAAILRRVFESASEAAEEQT from the coding sequence ATGAGAGCAGCCTACGTACTCAAGCGTTACCCGCGCTACTCGGAGACGTTTATCGTGAACGAGATCCTCGCCCACGAAGCCGCCGGGCTCGAGGTCGAGATCTTCGCTCTCCGGCCCCCGACCGATACGCATTTCCAGGATGCCATCTCCCGCGTGCGAGCCCCGGTCACCTACATCCCGTACTCCGGCGTCCGCGCCCCGGACTTCTGGCGCACGATAGACAGGGTTGCAGACGGTCTTCCGGACATCTTCACGGACCTCGGACACGCGAAGGGTGAGGAGGGCCGCGACGTATATCAGGCGGTGGAACTAGCCCGGATAGTCAGGGAGCGCGAGCTGGATCACATCCACGCCCATTTCGGAACCTCGGCCGCCGCCGTCGCCCGGATGGCCGCCCGGTTCTCCGGTACGTCGTATACCTTCACCGCCCACGCAAAGGACATCTTCCATGAGAGCGTCGTCCACAAGGACCTTGCCCGCAAGCTGCGCGAGGCCGCGACCGTCGTTACAGTAAGCGATTACAACCTCGACTACCTGAAGAAAGAATACGGCGATGATGCTCGCTCCGTAGTCCGACTCTACAACGGCCTCGACCTCGAAAAGTTCTTCTACGAAAGGTCTTCGGGGCCCGCCGGGACCCCGCACATCGTCGCCGTCGGGCGGATGGTCGAGAAAAAGGGGTTCTCCGACCTGCTCGACGCAGCTGCCATCCTGAAAGAGCGCGGCGTGCGGTTTCAGTGCTCGATCGTCGGTTCCGGGGAACTCGAGTCGGAGCTTCTGGCGCACCGCGCCCGGCTCGGCCTCGAAGACGTGGTCCGGATGCCCGGCCCGCTGCCGCAGCGCGAGGTAATGGCGTTGCTGCGCGGGGCGTCGGTCTTCGCCGCACCGTGCATCGTCGGGGAGGATGGCAACCGCGACGGCCTGCCGACCGTGCTGCTGGAGGCCATGTCCCTCGGAACGCCGTGCATCTCCACCGACGTAACCGGGATACCCGAGGTTGTAAAAGACGGCGAGACCGGGGAGATAGTCCCCCGGCACGACCCGGCCGCGCTCGCCCGCTCCATAGAACGCTTCGTCTCCGACGTCGGGCTGCGCGAACGCTACGCGAGAAACGCGCGAAAACTCATCGAGCGTGACTTCGACATCGAAAAAAACGCCGCTATCCTGCGGCGCGTCTTCGAGAGCGCATCTGAAGCGGCAGAGGAGCAGACGTGA
- a CDS encoding glycosyltransferase family protein: MRSGKSTRVMMYSHDSYGLGHLRRTLALAETFVRRNPKSDVIIVTGSTLSNAYRLPKGVDVVKLPSAVKTGAGVYEAGRLSVDFSRVRKIRSNIIKGTLEAFDPDVFIVDKAPIGMKGEVEETLRFVKEHRPETLTVLGLRDVMDDPGLVRKSWREGRIPEAVRELYDIVFVYGPREVYDPLPEYGLDDETLAKTHYVGYVGKRRNLKSVEELPFTPGYALVTVGGGGDGLRIIESYLKGLALYRPEYGSVVVTGPMMSDKDRNRVEGLAKGLPVRVLEFRADMDAVIQGARAVVTMGGYNTTTELLEAGKPAVIVPRVEPRVEQLIRAEKLQEAGLMDMIHPDDLTPELMRAKVEDMMESSLPEARKQARSLVDLSGADRAVALVEDRLEERARLVAHA; encoded by the coding sequence GTGAGATCCGGAAAAAGCACAAGGGTGATGATGTACTCCCATGATTCGTACGGGCTGGGGCATCTGAGGCGCACGCTTGCGCTTGCGGAGACCTTCGTCCGCAGGAACCCGAAATCCGACGTTATCATCGTAACCGGATCGACCCTCTCGAACGCCTACCGGCTCCCGAAGGGCGTTGACGTGGTGAAGCTGCCGTCTGCGGTCAAGACCGGGGCCGGGGTCTACGAGGCCGGGCGGCTCAGCGTGGACTTCTCCCGGGTCAGGAAAATCCGCTCGAACATCATCAAGGGCACCCTGGAGGCCTTTGACCCGGACGTGTTTATAGTGGACAAGGCCCCGATCGGGATGAAGGGCGAGGTCGAGGAGACGCTTCGTTTCGTCAAGGAGCACCGCCCCGAAACGCTGACCGTCCTTGGACTGCGCGACGTTATGGACGACCCCGGGCTTGTCAGGAAAAGCTGGCGCGAAGGCAGAATCCCCGAGGCCGTCCGGGAGCTCTACGACATCGTCTTTGTCTACGGACCGCGCGAGGTCTACGATCCGCTGCCGGAGTACGGGCTGGACGACGAAACCCTTGCAAAGACCCACTACGTCGGGTACGTCGGCAAGCGGCGCAACCTGAAATCCGTCGAGGAGCTGCCGTTTACGCCGGGCTACGCGCTCGTCACGGTGGGCGGCGGCGGGGACGGGCTGCGCATCATAGAGAGCTACCTCAAGGGCCTCGCTCTCTACAGGCCGGAGTACGGATCAGTAGTCGTAACCGGGCCGATGATGTCCGACAAGGACCGCAACCGCGTCGAGGGGCTTGCAAAGGGGCTTCCGGTAAGGGTGCTGGAGTTTCGGGCCGACATGGACGCCGTCATTCAGGGGGCGCGGGCCGTCGTGACGATGGGCGGCTACAACACGACGACGGAGCTTCTGGAGGCTGGAAAACCCGCCGTTATAGTTCCGAGGGTCGAGCCGAGGGTCGAGCAGCTCATCCGGGCCGAGAAGCTGCAGGAGGCCGGGCTTATGGACATGATCCACCCCGACGACCTCACCCCCGAGCTGATGCGGGCGAAGGTCGAGGACATGATGGAGTCGTCGCTCCCTGAGGCTCGCAAGCAGGCTCGGTCGCTCGTCGACCTCTCCGGGGCCGACCGGGCCGTAGCGCTTGTAGAGGACCGTCTCGAAGAGCGGGCCCGCCTCGTCGCCCACGCCTAG